One genomic segment of Komagataella phaffii GS115 chromosome 4, complete sequence includes these proteins:
- a CDS encoding Putative ATPase of the AAA family, producing the protein MFKRKHKHSQTPLNTLLELYNEVANTALNNIHLEQSGNPAEALQGWKALHTTVLYKLDAVDKVINNIALTEEEEHVLSEIQILQSQSDDHLTRLQTKLNEDNQARQKQRSKSNPGSLTSSSLNVPTLRTSNPQPMQTRKRAMQKTLRTTTSNNRSATSNNAKTAASLSWTQDEEHAHRNNWSPSSSLNVNKATKSYSSMFDSFSDTIMTKSDTALKELEREATLRELEKAGNSSREQRTKSPHLATEENLIDLDTELQSLELTRLKSPPSNSATEPSSTHTNSTPASRKAAYVYKQPSVPKFVITKQKQSYKNPSNTSARPQLTRPPPKSASLVSVKKTINPATASSTKPSSSSKKPSTPRSRSVPTSRKKSPSLSPNRPPTKKESLSSDTSDNSQDDSDKIDDSEALIASLRGVDPLAAKQILNEIIVHGDEVHWEDIAGLESAKNSLKETVVYPFLRPDLFSGLREPARGMLLFGPPGTGKTMLARAVATESKSTFFSISASSLTSKFLGESEKLVRALFQLAKKLAPAIIFVDEIDSLLSSRNQDGENESSRRIKNEFLVQWSDLTKAAAGKDSGEDLQRVLVLAATNLPWAIDEAARRRFVRRQYIPLPEEETRKAQLSKLLSYQNHTLSNEDFTALVKLTEGFSGSDITALAKDAAMGPLRQLGDKLLMTNKNEIRPVSLEDFKSSLNYIRPSVSKEGLLQFEEWAKLYGSSGV; encoded by the coding sequence ATGtttaaaagaaaacataAACACTCCCAAACACCTCTAAATACTCTTTTAGAGCTGTATAATGAAGTGGCTAACACCGCCCTCAATAACATTCATTTAGAGCAATCAGGGAACCCTGCCGAAGCCCTACAAGGCTGGAAGGCGCTCCATACAACTGTCCTCTACAAGCTTGATGCCGTGGACAAGGTGATCAACAATATAGCCCTAACCGAAGAGGAGGAACACGTACTCAGTGAGATCCAGATCCTTCAATCGCAGAGTGATGATCATCTGACCCGTTTACAGACGAAGCTGAATGAGGATAATCAGGCTCGTCAAAAGCAACGTTCCAAGTCGAACCCTGGATCGTTAACTTCGTCTTCCTTGAACGTACCCACTTTGAGGACTTCTAACCCTCAACCAATGCAAACACGTAAGAGAGCTATGCAAAAGACTCTGCGAACCACGACCTCCAATAATAGATCTGCAACATCCAACAATGCGAAGACAGCGGCGTCACTTAGCTGGACCCAAGACGAGGAACATGCACATCGAAATAATTGGTCTCCTTCTTCGAGTTTGAATGTCAACAAAGCAACCAAATCATACTCCTCAATGTTTGACTCCTTTAGTGACACGATAATGACAAAGAGTGACACAGcgttgaaagaattggaaaggGAAGCCACATTACGAGAACTAGAGAAAGCAGGAAACTCATCCAGGGAACAACGAACTAAATCACCTCATCTAGCAACCGAAGAGAACTTAATAGATTTGGATACAGAACTCCAAAGTCTGGAGCTGACCAGGTTAAAGTCACCTCCTTCGAATAGTGCTACAGAACCATCTAGCACACATACTAATAGTACACCAGCCTCCAGAAAAGCTGCATATGTCTACAAGCAACCATCAGTACCAAAGTTTGTTATTACCAAACAAAAGCAGTCATACAAGAATCCCTCTAATACTTCAGCACGCCCTCAACTGACAAGACCACCGCCTAAATCTGCATCTCTTGTTTCAGTAAAGAAAACTATAAACCCAGCAACtgcaagttcaacaaagccttcatcgtcttctAAGAAGCCTTCCACTCCAAGATCGAGATCTGTCCCTACAAGTCGAAAGaaatctccttctctttcccCTAATAGACCTCCcaccaagaaagaatctttATCCAGCGATACGAGTGACAATTCACAAGATGATTCTGACAAGATTGACGACTCTGAAGCCCTAATTGCTTCACTTCGTGGGGTGGATCCATTGGCTGCCAAACAAATTCTCAACGAAATCATTGTGCATGGGGACGAAGTTCATTGGGAAGATATTGCAGGCTTGGAAAGTGCCAAaaactctttgaaggaaactgTAGTTTACCCCTTTCTTCGTCCCGATCTCTTCAGTGGTTTAAGAGAACCAGCGCGTGGAATGCTGTTGTTTGGTCCGCCAGGAACGGGAAAAACAATGTTGGCGAGAGCTGTTGCAACAGAATCCAAATccactttcttttctatATCTGCATCATCCTTGActtccaagtttcttggagaatctGAAAAGCTTGTTCGAGCTTTATTCCAACTGGCCAAAAAATTGGCACCTGCAATTATTTTTGTCGATGAAATCGACTCGttactttcttcaagaaatcaagatGGGGAAAATGAATCgtcaagaagaatcaaaaatgaGTTTCTAGTACAATGGAGTGACTTAACAAAGGCAGCTGCAGGTAAGGATTCGGGAGAAGATTTGCAGCGAGTACTTGTACTGGCAGCTACGAATCTTCCCTGGGCTATTGATGAGGCAGCTCGAAGACGTTTTGTTCGCCGCCAGTACATTCCATTGCCGGAAGAGGAAACTAGGAAAGCACAGTTATCAAAACTTCTATCCTATCAAAATCATACTTTATCCAATGAGGATTTTACAGCTTTAGTCAAATTAACTGAAGGATTTAGTGGATCAGACATTACTGCATTGGCGAAAGATGCAGCAATGGGTCCGCTAAGACAACTGGGAGACAAGCTTTTGATGACAAACAAGAACGAAATCCGACCAGTAAGCttggaagatttcaaatccTCTTTAAACTACATCAGACCAAGTGTGTCGAAAGAAGGACTTTtacaatttgaagaatgggcAAAGCTGTACGGTTCTTCTGGTGTTTGA
- a CDS encoding uncharacterized protein (Nuclear type II J heat shock protein of the E. coli dnaJ family) yields the protein MVKDTEYYDVLGVSPDAKDIDIKKAYRKKAMLTHPDKNPNDSEAAKKFQIIGEAYQVLKDPQLRKNYDEFGKEQAVPEQGFEDPGEMFSSIFGGESFKDWIGELSMMKDLTRTTEVLEKLDIDEETVPETTDVSHPNSETSEAKPTLTEKDRKKKVTAKQREELLKLRDEQREEQKKRVEELSEKLVNKINLLVDTTQESEIKPESIQNFKDKVLNKEIEDMKIESFGLEMLHLIGKIYIFQSTSFIKAQKPIMGKFSKVFSSVKQKHNSAKSLFGMLSSAVDAQTTMEEISKMQEKSGSLDEYTKAEMDRLMTGKALHTAWVSSKYEIQNTLKKVCANILHDKAVNLPVRVMRAKALLIIGNEFLNAKRSPDEEEDARVFEELVNEAKGVRVKDLRNPKRHNPITVDVHENVNGKE from the coding sequence ATGGTCAAGGATACCGAGTATTATGACGTGCTCGGAGTCAGCCCCGATGCCAAGGACATTGATATCAAGAAGGCATACAGAAAGAAGGCTATGCTCACACATCCTGACAAGAATCCTAATGACTCCGAAGCGGCAAAAAAGTTCCAGATCATTGGAGAAGCATACCAGGTCTTGAAAGATCCTCAACTGAGAAAGAACTACGATGAATTTGGCAAAGAACAAGCCGTACCAGAACAAGGATTCGAAGACCCGGGAGAGATGTTCAGTAGCATCTTTGGTGGCGAATCGTTTAAAGACTGGATAGGCGAATTGTCAATGATGAAGGATCTTACCAGAACAACTgaagttttggagaaattggaCATTGATGAGGAAACAGTTCCGGAAACCACTGACGTATCTCACCCCAACTCTGAAACCTCCGAGGCCAAACCGACCCTTACGGAGAAGGATCGTAAGAAGAAGGTAACTGCCAAACAAAGGGAGGAATTACTCAAGCTAAGGGATGAGCAGAGGGAGgagcaaaagaagagagTGGAAGAGCTATCTGAAAAACTGGTgaacaagatcaatttGCTGGTTGATACCACGCAAGAGTCAGAGATCAAACCTGAGAGCATCcagaacttcaaagataaagTTCTCAATAAAGAAATCGAAGATATGAaaattgaatcatttgGTCTAGAAATGCTCCATCTGATCGGAAAGAtttatatttttcaatcGACATCATTTATCAAGGCACAAAAACCAATCATGGGtaaattttccaaagtcttCTCTTCGGTTAAGCAGAAGCATAATTCGGCAAAGAGTCTGTTTGGTATGCTTTCAAGTGCAGTAGATGCTCAAACTACAATGGAAGAAATTTCCAAGATGCAGGAGAAGTCAGGCTCTCTCGATGAATATACAAAGGCAGAAATGGACCGACTGATGACTGGTAAAGCTCTCCATACTGCTTGGGTTTCATCGAAGTATGAAATTCAGAacactttgaagaaagtgtGTGCAAATATTTTGCACGATAAGGCTGTAAACCTTCCAGTTCGTGTCATGAGAGCTAAGGCCCTTTTGATCATAGGAAACGAGTTTCTTAATGCTAAGCGCTCTcctgatgaagaagaagatgcTCGTGTATTTGAAGAGTTAGTAAACGAAGCTAAGGGTGTTAGGGTAAAGGATCTTAGAAACCCCAAAAGACACAACCCTATCACTGTTGATGTGCACGAGAACGTAAACGGTAAAGAATAA
- a CDS encoding 40S ribosomal protein S4 codes for MARGPKKHLKRLAAPSHWMLDKLSGTYAPRPSPGPHKLRESLPLIVFLRNRLKYALNGREVKAILMQRHVQVDGKVRTDATFPAGFMDVITLEATNENFRLVYDVKGRFAVHRITDEEATYKLGKVKKVQLGKKGIPYLVTHDGRTIRYPDPDIKVNDSIKIDLATGKILDFVKFDVGKLVMVTGGRNLGRVGVITHREKHEGGFDLVHIKDALENQFVTRLSNVFIIGEANAPIISLPKGKGIKLSIAEERDQRRQQQGLDVEAEEEVEEEADVDSEVDFE; via the exons ATGGCTAGAGGACC AAAGAAGCATCTAAAGCGTCTCGCAGCTCCATCCCACTGGATGCTTGACAAGTTGTCGGGTACTTATGCCCCAAGACCATCCCCAGGTCCTCACAAGTTGCGTGAGTCCCTGCCATTGATTGTGTTCTTGAGAAACCGTCTTAAGTATGCTTTGAACGGTCGTGAGGTCAAGGCCATTTTGATGCAGAGACACGTCCAGGTCGACGGTAAAGTCAGAACCGATGCTACATTCCCAGCTGGTTTCATGGACGTCATCACTTTGGAGGCCACCAACGAAAACTTCAGATTGGTCTACGACGTCAAGGGTAGATTTGCTGTCCACAGAATCACCGACGAGGAGGCCACTTACAAGTTGGGTAAGGTTAAGAAGGTGCAATTAGGAAAGAAGGGTATCCCATACTTGGTCACCCACGACGGTAGAACCATCAGATACCCTGACCCAGATATCAAGGTTAACGACTCTATCAAGATTGACCTGGCTACCggaaagattttggacTTTGTTAAGTTTGATGTTGGTAAGTTAGTCATGGTTACCGGTGGTCGTAACTTGGGAAGAGTCGGTGTCATTACCCACCGTGAAAAGCACGAGGGTGGTTTCGACTTGGTTCACATCAAGGATGCTCTGGAAAACCAGTTCGTTACTAGATTGTCCAACGTTTTCATCATTGGTGAAGCTAACGCCCCAATCATCTCCCTTCCAAAGGGTAAGGGTATCAAGTTGTCCATTGCTGAGGAGCGTGACCAGAGACGTCAACAACAGGGTCTGGATGTTGAGGCCGAAGAAGAGGTTGAGGAAGAGGCTGACGTTGATTCTGAAGTTGATTTTGAGTAA
- a CDS encoding 5,10-methenyltetrahydrofolate synthetase, involved in folic acid biosynthesis, producing MSKSIVRSQIKKCLSQLSIDYISHQSNHIASLLLTLPEYQNASKIALYMNMPHGEVQTLPLIRKIFEDGKRLFLPRITKLEDGSFQRFPGQKSYLQMLEVPNLSQVLTLKPRGVYKLLEPESNSGVNGLESGIDIVVLPGVAFTKDCYRMGHGAGFYDDYIKRYQESTGNPRPLLIGIGLKEQLVDSLPIEAHDEKLDYVLIDSDIYRRSS from the coding sequence ATGTCAAAATCCATCGTGAGATCTCAGATAAAGAAATGCCTCTCACAGCTATCAATTGATTACATTTCGCATCAGTCCAATCACATTGCATCGTTGTTGCTCACGCTACCGGAATATCAGAATGCATCAAAGATTGCACTTTATATGAATATGCCACACGGGGAAGTGCAGACCCTTCCTTTGATAAGGaagatttttgaagatggcAAAAGGTTATTTCTGCCTCGCATCACAAAGCTAGAAGATGGATCGTTTCAAAGGTTTCCTGGTCAGAAATCTTATCTGCAAATGCTGGAAGTGCCCAATTTGTCTCAAGTTTTAACTCTCAAACCCAGAGGGGTCTACAAACTTTTGGAGCCAGAATCTAATTCGGGAGTGAATGGCTTGGAGTCAGGAATTGATATTGTGGTTCTTCCTGGTGTTGCCTTCACCAAGGATTGTTACAGGATGGGTCATGGGGCCGGTTTCTATGACGATTACATCAAGAGATACCAAGAATCTACTGGCAATCCGAGACCACTGTTGATTGGGATAGGCCTGAAAGAGCAGTTGGTGGATTCCCTGCCAATCGAGGCGcatgatgaaaaattggacTATGTATTGATTGACAGTGACATTTACAGACGGTCATCTTAA
- a CDS encoding Mitochondrial branched-chain amino acid aminotransferase, homolog of murine ECA39 has translation MQTFVKRSIRNIPKMATSAHQNFAKYLATDHMASDLVPLDASKLQVTRTTQPKSKLPKEKLVFGQSFTDHMLTVEFDQASGWGTPEIKPYGPLSLDPSACVFHYAFELFEGMKAYKDSQGKIRLFRPDMNMARFNKSAARICLPTVDGEELIKLISELLKLDQSFVPEGEGYSLYIRPTLIGTSSGLGVGAPDKALLYVICSPVGPYYPTGYKAISLEATDYATRAWPGGVGDKKLGANYAPCIKPQLSAAKNGHQQNLWLFGEEKFITEVGTMNVFFVFKNADTGKKELVTAPLDGTILEGVTRDSILKLARDRLDPNEWEVNERYYTAHEVAEKAENGLLVEAFGSGTAAVVAPIKNIAFNGKDYDVPLVPGEQYGEMAKTVADWIADIQYGVVDSEWSRVIN, from the coding sequence ATGCAAACATTTGTCAAAAGATCAATTCGCAATATACCAAAAATGGCCACTAGTGCTCACCAGAATTTTGCAAAATATCTTGCAACTGACCATATGGCCAGTGACTTGGTTCCACTGGATGCTTCTAAACTTCAGGTCACTCGTACCACTCAGCCAAAATCCAAGCTTCCTAAGGAAAAGCTTGTTTTTGGTCAGTCTTTCACCGACCACATGTTGACAGTTGAATTCGACCAAGCAAGCGGTTGGGGCACCCCAGAGATTAAGCCTTACGGccctctttctttggatccTTCTGCTTGCGTTTTTCATTATGCATTTGAGTTATTTGAAGGTATGAAGGCCTACAAAGACTCCCAAGGAAAAATACGTCTGTTTAGACCCGACATGAACATGGCACGTTTCAACAAATCCGCCGCTCGTATATGTCTTCCAACTGTTGACGGCGAGGAACTTATCAAATTAATCAGCGAGTTGctcaaacttgatcaatCATTTGTCCCCGAAGGAGAAGGCTACTCATTGTACATTAGACCCACATTGATCGGAACTTCATCTGGACTTGGAGTAGGTGCCCCAGATAAGGCCTTGCTCTACGTAATTTGCTCCCCAGTGGGCCCTTACTACCCAACTGGATACAAAGCTATTTCATTAGAGGCCACCGACTACGCCACTAGAGCTTGGCCAGGAGGTGTTGGTGACAAGAAACTGGGTGCCAACTACGCTCCGTGCATTAAGCCTCAGCTGTCTGCAGCCAAGAATGGTCATCAACAGAACTTGTGGCTGTTTGGAGAAGAGAAGTTTATCACCGAGGTTGGAACTATGAACGTTTTCTTTGTGTTCAAGAATGCAGACactggaaagaaagaacttgtaACTGCTCCATTAGATGGAACTATTTTGGAGGGTGTCACCAGAGACTCTATATTAAAATTAGCTCGTGATAGGCTGGACCCTAATGAGTGGGAAGTTAACGAGAGATATTACACTGCCCACGAGGTTGctgaaaaagctgaaaacGGTTTGCTAGTAGAGGCCTTTGGTTCAGGAACTGCTGCTGTCGTTGCTCCAATCAAGAACATTGCCTTTAACGGAAAGGATTACGACGTGCCATTGGTACCTGGTGAACAATATGGTGAGATGGCCAAGACTGTTGCCGACTGGATTGCTGACATCCAATACGGTGTTGTTGACAGTGAGTGGTCAAGAGTCATAAATTAG
- a CDS encoding putative transcription factor has translation MTTLDYKLDLNIPLESLQHVEYVKNSLSPDPVLKPTEIQVDFYSSKELLSDDIALIIKFQGQSDRILRVAVNNMIENLKTCIECLEVFG, from the coding sequence ATGACCACACTGGATTACAAGCTGGACTTGAATATACCATTAGAGTCTCTACAGCATGTTGAGTATGTTAAGAACTCTTTAAGTCCAGATCCAGTTTTGAAGCCTACTGAGATTCAGGTGGACTTTTACTCTAGCAAAGAACTTCTCAGCGATGACATTGCGCTGATCATTAAATTTCAAGGACAAAGTGACCGTATACTAAGGGTAGCTGTTAATAATATGATAgaaaatctgaaaacttGTATAGAATGCTTAGAAGTGTTTGGTTGA
- a CDS encoding Hydrophilic protein, involved in vesicle trafficking between the ER and Golgi gives MLHLNEPIVDNGSDIQAELTWKVLILDSRSTAIVSSVLRVNDLLSSGITMHSNIRSKRAALPDVPVIYFVEPNAENINFIIDDLERDQYAHFYINFTSSLNRDLLEEFAKKVATIGKSYKIKQVYDQYLDYIVTEPNLFSLDLVNIYSQLNNPNSLEDEINKVADKISNGIFAAILTMNGIPTIRCCRGGPAELIASKLDQKLRDHVINTKSSASFTNSKLVLILLDRNIDLASMFAHSWIYQCMVSDVFELKRNTIKIPSQKPNESTKEYDIDPKDFFWAANNSLPFPDAVENVENELSRYKADAAELTRKTGVSSLQDIDPNAITDTTDIQLAVKSLPELAFRKSILDMHMKVLASLLQELESKSLDSYFEIEQNYKDPKNQKQFISILNNGNEHTLNDKLRTYIMLYLLTDLPGSFVEECEEYFKKNSAELGSLSYIKRAKEVIKLSNYELSMSIDASHSTTSGLVNEAQKSALFQGLSSKLYGLTDGGSRLTEGVGSLITGLKNLLPDKKQLPITNIVESIMEPSLATQESIKLTDDYLYFDPISTRGVHSKPPKRQQYNNSIVFVVGGGNYLEYQNLQEWVTKTNTSNVNGTKSVIYGSTSIVTANEFLKECSLLGAEAK, from the coding sequence ATGCTTCATTTGAATGAGCCCATTGTGGATAATGGTTCAGATATACAAGCGGAGTTAACATGGAAGGTACTGATTCTGGATAGTAGGAGTACTGCAattgtttcttctgttcTGCGAGTTAATGACCTGCTTTCTTCTGGCATCACTATGCATAGCAATATCAGATCCAAGAGAGCGGCTTTGCCAGATGTTCCTGTCATTTACTTTGTTGAACCTAATGCGGAAAATATCAACTTTATCATTGATGACTTGGAAAGAGATCAGTACGCTCATTTTTATATCAACTTCACTTCCAGTCTAAATAGAGATCTTTTGGAGGAGTTTGCTAAGAAAGTGGCTACGATTGGTAAGTCCTACAAGATTAAACAGGTTTATGATCAGTACCTCGATTACATTGTCACTGAACCCAACCTGTTCTCTTTGGACTTGGTTAACATTTACTCGCAGCTAAATAACCCTAACTCActggaagatgaaatcAATAAAGTTGCTGACAAGATTTCCAATGGTATATTCGCAGCAATCCTAACTATGAATGGGATCCCTACTATTAGATGTTGCAGAGGAGGTCCAGCAGAACTAATAGCGTCCAAACTAGATCAGAAGCTACGTGATCATGTTATCAATACAAAGTCATCTGCCTCTTTCACTAACAGTAAATTAGTGCTTATCCTGCTGGATAGAAACATTGATTTGGCTTCCATGTTTGCTCATTCATGGATTTATCAATGTATGGTGAGTGATGTTTTTGagttgaaaagaaatacaatCAAAATTCCCTCTCAAAAGCCCAATGAATCTACGAAAGAATATGATATCGACCCAAAGGATTTTTTTTGGGCAGCCAACAACAGTTTGCCCTTCCCTGATGCTGTAGAAAATGTGGAGAACGAACTTTCTAGATACAAAGCGGATGCTGCAGAGCTAACTAGAAAGACTGGggtttcttctcttcaagaTATTGATCCCAATGCAATTACTGACACCACAGATATACAGCTTGCTGTGAAGTCTTTACCTGAATTGGCTTTTAGAAAAAGCATCCTTGATATGCATATGAAAGTACTTGCGTCTTTGCTGCAAGAACTGGAATCAAAGTCATTGGATTCatactttgaaattgaacaaaacTACAAAGATCCCAAAAACCAGAAGCAGTTTATCAGTATCCTCAACAACGGGAATGAGCATACCTTGAACGACAAACTGAGAACCTACATCATGTTGTATCTGTTAACAGATCTCCCAGGGTCGTTCGTTGAAGAATGTGAAgagtatttcaaaaagaattccGCTGAGCTTGGTTCGTTGAGTTATATCAAGCGGGCAAAAGAGGTGATCAAGTTGTCTAATTATGAGTTGTCCATGTCAATTGATGCTAGCCACTCGACCACTAGTGGATTGGTGAATGAAGCTCAAAAGTCTGCTTTGTTCCAAGGATTGTCGTCCAAGCTATATGGATTAACAGATGGTGGTAGTAGGCTTACAGAGGGGGTGGGGTCATTAATTACTGGGTTGAAAAACTTGCTACCCGACAAGAAACAACTGCCTATTACCAATATTGTTGAATCGATAATGGAACCAAGTCTGGCCACTCAAGAGTCGATAAAACTAACGGACGATTACCTATATTTTGACCCTATTAGCACAAGAGGAGTTCACTCCAAACCACCCAAAAGACAGCAATACAACAATTCTATTGTGTTTGTTGTAGGAGGGGGCAACTATTTGGAGTACCAAAATTTGCAAGAATGGGTTACGAAGACCAATACTAGCAACGTCAATGGCACTAAGTCTGTAATCTACGGTAGTACCAGTATCGTGACCGCGAACGAGTTCTTGAAGGAGTGCTCCTTGCTCGGTGCCGAAGCAAAATAA